Proteins encoded within one genomic window of Haloarcula marismortui ATCC 43049:
- a CDS encoding Nramp family divalent metal transporter translates to MSITKRLKAVGPGAMVAAAFIGPGTVTTASVTGAEFGYALLWTMVFSIVATIVLQEMSARLGLVSGEGLGEALRERFDNQIVEYVSIFLVVGAIGVGTAAYEAGNILGGAAGLATITGIDSTVWGVVMGLVAGLLLYTGRYKLIERALIGLVAVMAFSFVASAILIGPDPGAIAMGFVPGIPSGSLYLITGLIGTTIVGYNLFLHASNVQERWSGPDDIGHSRIDTVLSIVAGGVITITIMVTAAAAFEPGTQISDIGRMAEQLRPIAGPYAELFFSIGIFAAGFTSATTAPLAGAWATTGALGWDSDMQSTQFRAVWGTILSVGVLSVLLGGSPVQIIVFAQVVNGILLPIVAVFLIYAMNQRDLLGEYTNGSIANALGAIVTLIVVWLGVRTLLSVAGVL, encoded by the coding sequence ATGAGCATTACAAAACGACTCAAAGCCGTCGGCCCGGGAGCGATGGTCGCCGCCGCGTTCATCGGCCCAGGCACGGTCACGACTGCGAGTGTTACCGGGGCGGAGTTTGGCTACGCACTCCTGTGGACAATGGTCTTCTCAATTGTTGCAACGATCGTTCTCCAGGAAATGAGTGCGCGACTGGGTCTTGTCTCGGGGGAGGGGCTCGGCGAAGCACTTCGAGAGCGGTTCGACAATCAGATCGTCGAGTACGTGAGTATATTCCTCGTTGTCGGCGCGATCGGCGTCGGGACCGCCGCCTACGAGGCCGGGAATATCCTCGGCGGTGCCGCAGGGCTCGCGACGATTACTGGTATCGACTCGACGGTGTGGGGGGTCGTGATGGGACTCGTGGCCGGACTCCTGCTCTACACTGGGCGCTACAAGCTGATCGAGCGAGCGCTCATTGGTCTGGTTGCCGTGATGGCGTTCTCGTTCGTAGCATCGGCGATCCTCATCGGTCCCGATCCCGGTGCGATTGCGATGGGGTTCGTCCCCGGTATCCCCTCGGGGTCGCTGTACCTCATCACCGGCCTCATCGGAACGACCATCGTCGGGTACAACCTGTTCCTGCATGCGAGTAACGTCCAGGAGCGGTGGAGCGGTCCCGACGATATCGGCCACTCCCGCATCGACACGGTGCTCTCGATCGTCGCAGGCGGCGTCATCACGATTACGATTATGGTCACCGCGGCTGCAGCGTTCGAGCCAGGAACCCAGATCAGCGATATCGGCCGGATGGCCGAACAGCTGCGACCCATCGCGGGTCCGTACGCCGAACTGTTCTTCAGCATCGGCATCTTTGCCGCCGGGTTCACGAGCGCGACGACAGCACCACTCGCGGGCGCGTGGGCGACCACAGGTGCACTCGGCTGGGATTCGGATATGCAGAGCACACAGTTCCGTGCGGTCTGGGGGACGATCCTCAGTGTCGGGGTTCTTTCGGTGTTGCTGGGCGGCAGCCCCGTCCAGATCATCGTGTTTGCACAGGTGGTCAACGGGATTTTATTGCCGATCGTCGCGGTATTCCTGATATACGCGATGAACCAGCGGGACCTCCTCGGCGAGTACACGAACGGGTCGATTGCGAACGCCCTCGGCGCGATTGTGACGCTCATCGTCGTGTGGCTCGGCGTTCGGACGCTGCTCAGCGTCGCGGGGGTGCTGTAG
- a CDS encoding DUF3592 domain-containing protein — protein sequence MKVSVGITTLHLSQKSALLLLLATGLLGFGGYDYVQQSQAVDNAVAVQATITDSSVDRMDGGRGIDYEPEIQYTYKYQGETYTSEQVFPSTGVRTYSDRSRAESVVESYEPGTTARAYVSPADPDDAFLIRERTPFPLRAITIGGFLSVIGVLAGLGPKNPGQQELRPANEMQSAQHETWVDSHGETLHRLSKQGLGVCFVGFWLSMVALVFGLLNTPGEFGGPPQEIQAELLGPIGLPMLAGFSFWVGMILSLCLYGGWSFAEYQQLRRRLPDPKPPSPFRHPSRLITILGTEDNDLSEYGRRVRRTGWALMIAAGMTAVLVHLLYIAS from the coding sequence ATGAAGGTCTCGGTCGGAATCACGACCCTCCACCTTTCACAGAAGAGCGCACTTTTGCTGCTCCTTGCCACCGGTCTGCTCGGGTTCGGCGGGTACGACTACGTCCAGCAGTCACAGGCGGTCGACAACGCCGTTGCCGTCCAGGCAACCATCACCGATTCCAGTGTCGATCGAATGGACGGCGGGCGAGGAATCGATTACGAACCGGAAATTCAGTACACGTACAAATATCAGGGGGAGACCTACACCAGCGAGCAGGTGTTCCCGAGCACAGGCGTCCGGACGTACTCCGACCGATCGAGGGCGGAGTCGGTGGTCGAGTCCTACGAGCCGGGAACGACGGCCCGCGCATACGTCTCACCAGCCGACCCGGACGACGCGTTCCTGATTCGAGAGCGGACGCCGTTCCCACTGCGGGCCATCACCATTGGCGGTTTTCTCTCCGTCATCGGCGTGCTGGCCGGGCTGGGGCCCAAGAATCCGGGCCAACAGGAACTACGGCCCGCGAACGAAATGCAGTCAGCACAACACGAGACGTGGGTTGACAGTCACGGCGAGACACTCCACCGGCTATCGAAACAGGGACTCGGTGTCTGTTTCGTCGGGTTCTGGCTCTCGATGGTCGCGCTGGTGTTCGGCCTTCTCAACACCCCCGGTGAATTTGGAGGCCCGCCACAGGAGATTCAGGCAGAACTTCTGGGGCCGATCGGGCTCCCGATGCTCGCGGGGTTCAGCTTCTGGGTCGGGATGATCCTCTCACTGTGCCTGTACGGCGGCTGGTCGTTCGCCGAGTACCAGCAACTCCGGCGGCGACTCCCAGACCCGAAGCCGCCGAGTCCATTCAGGCATCCGAGTCGGCTCATCACGATACTCGGAACTGAAGACAACGACCTAAGCGAGTACGGGCGGCGTGTCCGGCGGACTGGATGGGCGTTGATGATTGCTGCCGGGATGACAGCTGTGCTGGTGCATCTCCTCTACATCGCAAGCTGA
- a CDS encoding hydantoinase B/oxoprolinase family protein, whose translation MNDEATTSSDGQETIDPVTLEILRNQLESVATEMGHVLIRGAYSPNIKERQDCSTALFDASGRMVAQAEHIPVHLGAMPDAVDIVLEKDPKPGDVFIVNDPFAGGTHLPDITLVSTIAPNDEVIGYAVSRAHHADVGGSSPGSMPPGAQEIYEEGLRLPAVRLVDGGEPNEAVHDLIRANVRTPDEREADLRAQRAANARAEERIGELLEEHGPTLLDAFNAVIEYSRERVKAELDALPDGTYRAKDILEGDGVTDTDIPIDVAVTIDGASIAVDFTGTADQVAGNLNAPLSVAKSAVYFVVRAITDPEIPPNHGCYEPVSVSAPEGSVLNPNPPAAVVGGNVETSQRVMDVTLAALATAVPDKVPAGGQGTMNNLIIGDRTGEFTYYETIGGGFGARPEKDGMDGVQVGMTNTLNTPVEAMETEYPLRVERYALRPSSGGDGRYRGGLGLERTVTVETDATVSLLTERRRTAPAGIAGGEDGTTGENLVDGEPVPAKASIDIEAGTTVSVRTPGGGGHGNPAERDPEARERDRRDGKADEG comes from the coding sequence ATGAACGACGAAGCTACGACATCGAGTGACGGACAGGAGACAATCGACCCTGTAACGCTGGAAATCCTCAGGAACCAGCTAGAAAGCGTTGCAACCGAGATGGGCCACGTGCTCATCCGCGGGGCGTACTCCCCGAACATCAAGGAGCGACAGGACTGTTCGACGGCGCTCTTCGACGCGTCGGGTCGGATGGTCGCACAGGCGGAACACATCCCGGTCCACCTCGGCGCGATGCCCGATGCGGTGGATATTGTCCTCGAAAAAGACCCGAAACCGGGCGACGTGTTCATCGTCAACGACCCGTTCGCCGGCGGGACGCACCTTCCGGACATCACGCTCGTCTCGACGATCGCACCAAACGACGAGGTGATTGGATACGCTGTCTCGCGGGCTCATCACGCCGACGTGGGCGGAAGTTCGCCGGGGAGTATGCCACCGGGCGCACAGGAGATTTACGAGGAGGGACTCCGACTGCCGGCAGTTCGGCTCGTCGACGGCGGCGAACCCAACGAGGCGGTCCACGACCTCATCCGTGCCAACGTCCGGACGCCAGACGAGCGTGAGGCGGACCTCCGGGCCCAGCGCGCCGCCAACGCCCGGGCCGAGGAACGCATCGGTGAACTCCTCGAAGAACACGGGCCGACGCTGCTCGACGCATTCAATGCCGTCATCGAGTACTCCCGCGAGCGGGTCAAGGCTGAACTCGATGCTCTCCCGGACGGAACGTATCGCGCGAAGGATATCCTCGAAGGTGACGGTGTGACCGATACCGACATCCCGATTGACGTGGCCGTCACCATCGATGGGGCCTCGATAGCTGTCGACTTCACCGGGACTGCCGACCAGGTGGCGGGCAACCTGAACGCGCCGCTTTCAGTCGCGAAGAGCGCGGTCTACTTCGTCGTCCGAGCTATCACCGACCCGGAGATTCCGCCGAACCACGGCTGTTACGAGCCGGTGTCCGTATCCGCACCCGAAGGGTCAGTGCTCAATCCGAACCCGCCAGCCGCGGTCGTCGGCGGCAACGTCGAGACCAGCCAGCGCGTCATGGATGTCACGCTGGCGGCGCTCGCCACGGCAGTCCCCGACAAAGTCCCTGCCGGTGGACAGGGAACGATGAACAACCTCATCATCGGCGACCGAACTGGTGAGTTTACTTACTACGAGACCATCGGCGGTGGGTTCGGTGCCCGACCCGAGAAAGACGGGATGGACGGCGTGCAGGTCGGCATGACGAACACGCTCAATACGCCCGTCGAGGCGATGGAGACAGAGTATCCGCTCCGGGTCGAGCGGTACGCGCTGCGTCCGTCAAGCGGCGGCGACGGTCGATACCGCGGCGGGCTGGGGCTCGAACGCACCGTCACCGTCGAGACCGACGCCACCGTGTCACTGCTGACGGAGCGCCGGCGGACGGCCCCTGCTGGAATCGCTGGCGGCGAGGACGGCACGACAGGGGAGAATCTGGTCGACGGCGAGCCAGTCCCTGCCAAGGCCTCCATTGATATCGAGGCTGGGACGACCGTCTCCGTCCGAACGCCTGGCGGCGGCGGACACGGCAACCCAGCAGAGCGGGACCCGGAAGCGAGAGAGCGTGACCGACGCGATGGGAAGGCAGACGAGGGGTAG
- a CDS encoding ribbon-helix-helix protein, CopG family — protein MPTDRVTVSLDEETKATLEGLTDRTGESQSQLIREAIAFYAANFDSAHASDSDHLQTYYEMLSTGEHVLLDVDLLHALLSQFSDPAEQDEEVLEMIDQVAQYHAQEYAERFDSLEDVLEWLSLCGFLTVRRDEKGSFHVVFPSESVRWLMIRFIRGSIADLPFEIEVDESVSKVLLREREP, from the coding sequence ATGCCAACCGACCGCGTCACCGTCTCTCTCGACGAGGAGACCAAGGCGACGTTAGAGGGGCTGACCGACCGAACTGGGGAAAGCCAGAGCCAGCTGATCCGCGAGGCAATCGCATTCTACGCGGCAAACTTCGACTCGGCACACGCGAGTGACAGCGACCACCTCCAGACGTACTACGAGATGCTCTCGACGGGCGAGCACGTCTTGCTGGACGTCGACTTGCTTCACGCACTCCTGAGTCAGTTTAGCGATCCGGCAGAACAGGACGAGGAGGTTCTCGAGATGATCGATCAGGTGGCACAGTACCACGCTCAGGAATACGCTGAGCGGTTCGATTCGCTCGAAGATGTTCTCGAATGGCTCTCGCTGTGTGGGTTCCTGACCGTTCGGCGGGACGAAAAAGGGAGTTTCCACGTGGTGTTCCCATCCGAGTCGGTGCGGTGGTTGATGATTCGGTTCATCCGTGGTAGCATCGCCGACCTCCCGTTCGAAATTGAAGTCGACGAGAGTGTTTCGAAAGTTCTACTGAGAGAGCGAGAACCGTGA
- a CDS encoding hydantoinase/oxoprolinase family protein, producing MGDRRIGVDVGGTFTDVTLSLDGELVTAKVPSTEDQSEGVIAGIEKACDAADIDPETVSEFSHAMTVSVNALLEENGAKTALVTTDGFRDVLEIGRQDRPSLYDLSAEKPTPLVPRRRRFEVSERTTTDGVEQPVNEDEVRSIAEQLREIDIESVAVSLLHAYAHPENESQVAEILRDELDVPVSASHEVLAEFREYERTSTTAVDAYVRPAIDHYVSRLTDRARELGVPQPRIMQANGGITDADTVRRNAVTTVLSGPAAGVVGAGSMAADEQDGLVTFDMGGTSSDVSLVRDGEAERTTEGVINERPIKTPMVDVETVGAGGGSIAWVDAGGALRIGPRSAGADPGPACYGKGGTEPTVTDANLVLGYIGESTSLGGELSLDSDAAYDALADLADEAGFDGPVEAARGVYRVANANMTRAIRSVTVERGYDPRKFELAAFGGAGPMHAVSIADSLDIDRVVIPRASGVLSAYGLLAADEKRDAVRTYQRSLDAVDPEDVDTVYEELSEELLAEVSDREAATVRYSADFRYAGQSFELTVDVDRPFDTADARERFAEAHESAYGYRADESVDLVNCRVTTTVERSAPPVKYTAEGDPQKGPREAVFADEVRETPVYERAKLQPQDSIDGPAIVEGDESTIVIPPAWNVRVRDDGTLTAAVSDT from the coding sequence ATGGGAGACCGGCGGATCGGCGTCGACGTCGGTGGAACGTTCACCGATGTGACGCTGTCGCTCGACGGCGAACTCGTGACCGCGAAAGTCCCGAGCACTGAAGACCAGAGCGAGGGCGTTATCGCCGGGATCGAGAAGGCCTGTGACGCGGCCGACATCGACCCGGAGACTGTGAGCGAGTTCTCTCATGCGATGACCGTCTCAGTCAACGCGCTCCTCGAAGAGAACGGCGCAAAGACGGCACTCGTCACAACCGATGGATTCCGGGATGTTCTGGAAATCGGCCGCCAAGACCGCCCGTCGCTGTACGACCTATCCGCCGAAAAGCCAACACCGCTGGTTCCCAGACGCCGACGCTTCGAAGTGTCCGAGCGGACGACCACCGACGGCGTCGAACAGCCCGTCAACGAGGACGAAGTGCGGTCAATCGCCGAGCAGTTGCGCGAAATAGATATCGAGTCCGTTGCCGTCTCGCTCTTGCATGCATACGCGCACCCGGAAAACGAAAGCCAGGTGGCAGAAATCCTGCGCGACGAACTCGATGTTCCCGTCTCAGCCTCCCACGAAGTCCTCGCTGAGTTCCGCGAGTACGAACGAACGTCAACGACGGCCGTCGACGCATACGTACGCCCGGCGATTGACCACTACGTCAGTCGCCTCACCGACCGAGCGCGGGAACTCGGAGTCCCACAGCCCCGAATTATGCAGGCCAACGGCGGCATCACCGATGCCGACACTGTCAGGCGGAACGCCGTGACGACCGTCCTCTCGGGCCCTGCCGCCGGGGTCGTTGGGGCAGGGTCGATGGCGGCCGACGAACAGGACGGGCTCGTTACGTTCGATATGGGCGGGACCTCCAGCGACGTGAGTCTCGTCCGCGATGGCGAAGCCGAACGGACGACGGAGGGCGTCATCAACGAGCGGCCGATCAAGACGCCGATGGTCGACGTCGAAACAGTCGGTGCAGGTGGCGGGTCCATCGCCTGGGTCGACGCCGGGGGCGCACTCCGCATCGGACCGCGCTCTGCCGGAGCCGACCCCGGCCCTGCCTGCTACGGGAAGGGCGGAACTGAGCCGACGGTCACCGACGCGAATCTCGTGCTGGGCTATATTGGTGAGAGCACGAGTCTGGGTGGCGAACTCTCGCTCGATTCGGATGCGGCCTACGACGCGCTTGCAGATCTCGCCGACGAGGCGGGTTTCGACGGGCCCGTAGAAGCCGCCCGTGGCGTCTACCGCGTCGCAAACGCGAACATGACCAGGGCCATCCGTTCTGTGACCGTCGAGCGCGGGTACGACCCGCGGAAGTTCGAGCTCGCCGCGTTCGGGGGTGCCGGGCCGATGCACGCGGTATCCATCGCGGATAGCCTCGATATCGACCGGGTGGTGATTCCACGCGCCTCAGGTGTGCTGTCGGCATACGGTCTGCTCGCGGCCGACGAGAAGCGCGACGCAGTACGGACGTATCAGCGGTCACTCGACGCGGTCGACCCAGAGGATGTTGACACAGTCTACGAGGAGTTGTCCGAAGAACTGCTGGCTGAGGTCAGTGACCGCGAGGCGGCGACAGTACGGTACTCCGCCGACTTCCGGTACGCCGGCCAGAGTTTCGAGCTTACCGTGGATGTCGACCGACCGTTTGACACCGCGGACGCCCGCGAGCGGTTCGCCGAAGCCCACGAGTCTGCCTACGGCTATCGAGCGGACGAGTCGGTCGACCTGGTGAACTGTCGCGTGACGACGACCGTCGAACGGAGCGCGCCGCCGGTCAAGTACACTGCCGAAGGCGACCCACAGAAGGGCCCTCGAGAGGCGGTGTTCGCCGACGAGGTCCGCGAAACCCCGGTCTACGAGCGAGCGAAACTGCAACCACAGGATAGCATCGACGGCCCCGCGATTGTCGAGGGCGATGAGAGCACAATCGTCATCCCACCGGCGTGGAACGTCCGGGTGCGCGATGACGGGACACTGACAGCGGCGGTGAGCGACACATGA
- a CDS encoding DUF4864 domain-containing protein, with protein sequence MSEREYPVADLPTPRETYSPGDAVSLQLDALETNDDPFENAGIMTAYNFASPANRRSTGPLDRFIAMVQSPQYRPMIDFEEAVRGPVERDENYAEQRVTVTGPDGRTTTYEFGLSVQSVGEFRGCWQTDRVVVV encoded by the coding sequence ATGTCTGAACGCGAATATCCGGTGGCCGACCTTCCGACGCCTCGTGAGACGTACAGCCCCGGCGACGCCGTTTCCCTGCAGCTTGACGCGCTGGAAACAAATGACGACCCGTTTGAGAACGCGGGAATCATGACGGCGTACAACTTCGCCTCCCCGGCCAACCGCCGCTCTACTGGCCCGCTTGACCGGTTCATAGCCATGGTCCAGTCACCACAGTACCGGCCGATGATCGACTTTGAGGAGGCTGTGCGGGGCCCTGTCGAGCGGGATGAGAACTATGCTGAACAGCGGGTGACGGTGACAGGGCCGGATGGCCGAACAACCACGTACGAGTTCGGTCTGTCAGTGCAGTCCGTCGGTGAGTTTCGAGGCTGCTGGCAGACCGACCGTGTTGTGGTGGTCTGA
- a CDS encoding PAS domain-containing protein, whose amino-acid sequence MAPLRDALIDCMLLDEERFRRRLPDIVETHNLQSVDLELADESPTDILQDLDGFEPSSVTASERERIARMVRLGTVPLGLTLTGPAYQDNPVRYATQTFQEMTGYSLAALRGENLRLLQGPATDADAIATLQEGIDIWEQRTVELWNYRADGKRFRNRVTIVPLTGPDGSITNWLGVQKAIDTPDT is encoded by the coding sequence ATGGCCCCACTCAGGGACGCACTTATCGACTGTATGCTGCTAGATGAGGAGAGATTTCGCCGTCGGCTTCCAGACATTGTCGAAACACACAATCTCCAGAGTGTTGACCTGGAACTCGCTGACGAGTCACCGACTGACATCCTCCAAGACCTCGATGGGTTCGAGCCCAGCTCTGTGACGGCGTCTGAGCGGGAACGCATCGCCAGAATGGTGCGACTCGGGACGGTCCCGCTGGGTCTGACGCTCACTGGCCCGGCGTATCAGGATAATCCAGTCCGATACGCGACACAGACGTTTCAGGAGATGACCGGGTACTCGCTAGCAGCGCTTCGCGGCGAGAACCTTCGATTGCTGCAGGGGCCAGCAACTGACGCCGATGCAATCGCAACGCTTCAGGAAGGGATCGATATCTGGGAACAGCGGACCGTCGAACTGTGGAACTACCGAGCGGACGGGAAACGCTTCAGAAACCGAGTGACGATAGTGCCGCTTACCGGCCCCGATGGTTCCATCACGAACTGGCTCGGGGTGCAGAAAGCTATCGACACGCCGGACACCTGA